In Desulfosoma sp., the genomic stretch GCCAACGGAAGAAAATGGATTGTGGTGGATGCCGAAGGTCAGATTTTGGGCAGACTGGCCAGTGAGATCGCCGTGAGGCTTCGAGGCAAGCATCTGCCGACCTTTTCTCCTCATGTGGACACGGGTGATTTCGTGGTGGTCATCAACGCCGAAAAGGTGCGTTTGACCGGCCGCAAGTGGGAGCAGAAAAAGTATTACCGGCATTCGGGATACCCCGGCGGCTTGAAGGTCACGACGGCCAAAAAGCTGAACCAGGAACATCCTGAACGGCTCATTGAATTCGCCGTTCGAGGCATGTTGCCCAAGAATCGCCTCGGCCGCAAGCTTCTCAAAAAGCTGAAAGTTTATGCCGGCGCCGAGCATCCTCATGAAGCCCAGCAACCCACGGCCCTGAACCTGGGCAGCCGTAAGTAGTCAAGGAGTCGTCACATGGCGGAACAGAGTTTTTATGCAACAGGAAAGCGCAAATCAGCGGTCGCTCGAGTATGGCTCAAACCCGGTACGGGTCGCGTTGTGATCAACAACAAGCCTATCGACGAATACATTGTGCGTGAAACCAGCAAAATGATCATTCACCAACCCTTGATGCTCACGGGCACTTTTGGAAAGCTGGACGTGTACGTCAATGTGAGCGGCGGCGGCTTGAGCGGCCAAGCCGGGGCCATCAAACACGGCATTTCCAAGGCTCTCATTGAATTCAATCCGGAGTTCCGCCAGGTCCTGAAGCGAGCCGGCTTTCTCACGCGCGATTCCCGCGTCAAGGAACGCAAAAAATACGGGCAACGTGGCGCACGAGCTCGGTTCCAATACTCCAAACGCTAAGATTTTTTCAGCACGGCATCTTTTTCAGGGGCTCTCGCCAACGGTGTGGGCCCCTGAAGTTTGTCTGGGGGGTTACAACAGGGAGGCGGCCATGGTGCCAGTGTCCATTGCCGGTGCGTCCGGGTATACGGGCTTTGAGCTGATTCGGCTTTTGAGCGGGCATCCTCGAGTGCGCGTCACAACCGTCACGTCCCGAGCGAATCAAGGGGAAACTCTGGCCGACGTTTATCCCGCCTTGCGCGGCCATGGGGATCTGCGCTTTGAAGATACAGACCCGGAAGTGCTGACGCGTGAAGCTCGGTTGGTTTTCACCGCCCTTCCCCACCATGCCGCCATGGAAATTGTTCCGTCCTTGTTGGATCGCGGCGTGAGGGTGGTGGATTTAAGCGCCGATTTTCGGTTTCGAGACGCGTCCGTCTACGAAACCTGGTACCAAAAACACAGTGCCCCACATCTTCTGCAGGAAGCCGTCTACGGCCTTCCCGAGCTGTACCGAGAGCAAATCGCGTCCGCCCGCCTTGTGGGCAACCCGGGATGTTATCCCACAAGCATCATTCTTGCCTGTGCGCCCCTTCTTAAGGAAAAGCTCATCGCTGCAGAAACCATCATCGCTGATTCCAAGTCAGGCGTGAGCGGCGCGGGCCGAGGTCTGGCGCTTACAACCCATTACTGCGAAGTCAATGACGGGTTTCGCGCTTACAAAGTAGCCGAACATCGTCATACCCCTGAAGTGGAGCAAGAGCTGAGCCTTTTGGCGGGAAAGCCGGTACGTATCAGTTTCACGCCGCACCTTGTGCCCATGAGTCGCGGGATTTTAAGCACCGTCTATGCGCAATTGGAACCAGGGGTGCTGGAGCGTCATGTGGCGGAAGCTTTTCATGCTTTTTATGCGTCCGCACGCTTCGTGCGACTGTGCCCCTCCGGTCAATTTCCTACGACATTGCAGGTGCGGGGAAGCAACTATTGTGATCTCGCATGGAAGATGGATTCCCGCACGGGCCGGATCATCGTGGTTTCCGTGATTGACAATCTTACTCGAGGGGCTTCGGGCCAAGCGGTTTGCAACATGAACCTGATGCTGGGCTTTCCGGAAGACTGCGGACTAGAAGCCGCTCCATGGCAACCCTAAACGAGTCTTTCGTCACCGAATGTTCGGTACCCATGCCCGCTCCCAAGGCCGTTTCCGTGCCGTTGGACCCTCAAGTCAAGAGAAACTTCAAAGTCATTCTGGAATACGACGGGTCCCATTACCACGGCTGGCAGCGACAAAAAGGGGTTCTCACCATTCAGGAAGTGGTGGAATCCAAACTGGGAGTTATCCTAGGGCGGCCTGTGACGGTGCGCGCTTCAGGCCGTACCGATGCGGGGGTGCACGCCTTGGGACAAGTGATCAATTTTTACGCCAGGACACGGCTCAGCCCTCAAGACTTTCAACGGGGACTGAATGGTCTTTTACCGCCGGATATCGTGGTTCGGCACGTGGAAGAGGTGCCCGATTCTTTTCATGCATCCTATTCGGCCGTCAGCAAAACTTATGAGTACCGTATTCTCAACCGAGTGCTGCCGTCGGCTTTGGAACGCCTCTACACCTGGCATGTGCCCAAACCCTTGAACCTGGAAGCCATGCAACAATGCCTTCCCGTCTTGTTGGGAACCCACGATTTTCGTGCCTTCATGGCTGCCGGGTCCTCGGTGACACAGACGGTTCGCACCATGATAGCTGCCCATATATGGAAACCCGATCCTGATCACATCTATTTGCGCTTTCAAGCTACGGGGTTTCTAAGGCATATGGTTCGCAATCTTGTGGGCACTTTGGTTCGTGCCGGCCGCGGCCTTATGACACCGCAGGAACTGGAGGCCATCCTTGAGAGTCGGGATCGAAGCCGCGCGGGCATGACGGCGCCAGCCCATGGACTTTATCTGGTCTGCGTCGAGTACGGGAGGGGAGACAAGAACACAGCACCGCTAAGAGGGGAAGAAACATGAAACTTTCGCAACGAGTGCAGCAGGTCAAACCGTCGGCGACCCTTGCCATCAACGCCAAAGCCAAGGCTTTACGCAGCCAAGGGGTACGGGTCATCAGTTTCGGTGTGGGAGAGCCCGATTTCGACACACCCCATCACATCGGGCAAATGGCCGTCCAGGCCATTTTCCGGCGGCAGACACGCTACACGCCTGTCCAGGGTATTGCGGAACTGAAAAATGCCGTGATTCGCACCATTGAAGCCGATTACGGCCTAAGGTACGAACCCGATGAAGTGCTGGTCTCGTGCGGCGGAAAACATTGTCTCTACAACCTGTTTCAGGCCGTACTGGATCCCGGTGATGAGGTGATCATTCCCAGCCCCTACTGGGTGTCCTACCCTGACATGGTGCGCCTGGCCGGAGCGGAACCCGTGTTCGTGCCGTCTCAAGAGGATCGCGGTTTCAAAATGACGGGCGAAGAGCTGCAAAAAGCCATCACACCACGGACCCGCATGCTTGTTCTCAACAGCCCGTCCAACCCTACAGGAACCCATTATCGGCCCGAGGAACTGCGGGATCTGGCCGATGTTCTCATGGAACACGACCAGGTCATCATCGTCTCCGATGACATCTACTATCGCATTCTCTTTGACAACCTTCGCTGGGCCAATCTGGCCATGGTGGAGCCGCGGCTTAAGGCACGTACTTTTGTCGTCAACGGAGTGAGCAAGACCTATGCCATGACGGGCTGGCGCATCGGCTATTTGTTGGGGGACCGGGAAGTGATCAAGGCAGCGGGAAAAATTCAAAGCCAGTCCACCAGCAATCCGTCATCTGTGGCTCAATGGGCGGCTGTAGGGGCTCTTGAGGGGGATCAGGAAACCTGCAGACACATGGTTCAAGTGTTTGCTGAAAGAAGGGCGTATGTCATGGAACGGCTTTCTCGAATTCCCGGAGTGACCTGCCCCATGCCTGACGGAGCTTTCTACGTGTTTCCCAACGTGAGCGCTTACTATGGGGGCACGGTGAGTGGTCGGTCCATTCAAGGCTCCGCAGACATGGCCGACTATCTCATGGAAGAAGTGCACCTGGCGGTGGTGCCCGGGGATGCTTTCGGCGAAGATCGCTGTATTCGGCTTTCCTTCGCTCTATCGATGGAGGAGCTTCGAGAAGGATTTGACCGGCTGGAACAGGCACTTCGAAAGATCGGGAAATCATGAAGCCGTGAAATCGGGAAATCGGAAAGTCGTGAAGTCGAGAAGTGGCGATGTCGTGAAATCGTGAAGTGGGCAGGGTTGATCCGATGTACGATTTCGAACCCTGTCCTTTGACGTTCATTCGACCCCCACGCCCCACTCCACGATGCACGACTTCACGATTCACAATGGATTCACAAACTAGATGACACCCTTTTCTTTGAGCTGCTGGAGCTTTCCTTTGCCCAACCCGAGATACCTTTGATAGATGAACTCGTTGTCGGCGCCCACCGGACGGCAGATCCACTTGATTCGCCCCGGTGTGCGACTCATGGCCTTAAAGGACGAGTTCTGCACGAGCACTTCGCCGTAATAAGGATCTTTTCGCTTGACGAAGCTTTCGCGCACCCGCCAGTGATCTCGAGTGAGCACTTCGGTCGGGGTTTCCAGCCGTCCCGTCACCACGGTGCCTTTTTTGTCAGGGCGTCGACTGTATTCGGTGAGCATTTGAAGGATTTCTTCGGAGGTGTAGTTTTCTGTAAATTTTTCGATTTCGTGCTGAATCTTCGGCTGATTTTCGGGAGTCAACCGTTCCTTGATGGTAGGAAACATCTTCTGTAAATCGGGCCGGTTCATGATCTCACAGAGGGCAGCCCAGTTAGGATCCGTAAAACCGGACATGAAAGTATAGCCGTCCTTGCACTTCACGTAGGTGTAAGGAAAGACAGCGTAGTCATAATTGCCGGCTCGAGGCATTTCATTGCCGGACATGTGGTAGTATTGCATGACGTAGTTGGAAATGGAAAGAAGCCCTTCAGGGGGTGAACAGTCCACGAATTGTCCTTTGCCGGTGCGCCTTTTGACGAACATAGCGGCTTGAATACCGAAAGCCGCCCAAGCGCCGCCCACGTACCAACCCATCCAGTTGCCGTGTTTGAGAGGTCTTTTGTATTCGGGGGGGACTTCCGGGTCCAAATCGGGTTCACCGGTAATGGACATAATGACACCGCGTGCCTGAGCTACAATGTCGTAATCGGGTTGATTGGCGAATTTTTCCGAATCCTCACCGAAATGCCCCATGCTGTGCATACCGCAATAGATCAAGCCCGGGTTCAAGGCCTTGAGTTGCTCATAGCCGATGCCCAAAGAATCCATATAGCCAGGCTTAAAGGCTTCGATAACCACATCGGCCTTTGAGGCCAGGTTGCGAAACATGGCTTGCCCTTCGGGCGATTCCAAATTGAGCGTGATGTGAAATTTATTCCTTGCCTCGGTAAGGTACGCCAGCCCCGTGTCCTTGATCATGATGCCGTAAGGGGTCATCTTTCGGGCCAGGTCCCCGGCCGGAGGTTCAATGCGGATCACTTCAGCTCCAAATTCCGCCAAAATGGAAGAGGCGTACAGGGCGCCGAAGTTGGCGTAACTCACATCCAGAACCAGCATGTCATCGAGGGCTTCAGGCTTACGAAAAATATCTTTGGGATTGGTTTCCGCATAGGCCCATTTCGCGTAAGCTTCGTTGATGGCAAGCCC encodes the following:
- the rplM gene encoding 50S ribosomal protein L13, whose protein sequence is MKTTSAKFDANGRKWIVVDAEGQILGRLASEIAVRLRGKHLPTFSPHVDTGDFVVVINAEKVRLTGRKWEQKKYYRHSGYPGGLKVTTAKKLNQEHPERLIEFAVRGMLPKNRLGRKLLKKLKVYAGAEHPHEAQQPTALNLGSRK
- the rpsI gene encoding 30S ribosomal protein S9 translates to MAEQSFYATGKRKSAVARVWLKPGTGRVVINNKPIDEYIVRETSKMIIHQPLMLTGTFGKLDVYVNVSGGGLSGQAGAIKHGISKALIEFNPEFRQVLKRAGFLTRDSRVKERKKYGQRGARARFQYSKR
- the argC gene encoding N-acetyl-gamma-glutamyl-phosphate reductase, whose product is MVPVSIAGASGYTGFELIRLLSGHPRVRVTTVTSRANQGETLADVYPALRGHGDLRFEDTDPEVLTREARLVFTALPHHAAMEIVPSLLDRGVRVVDLSADFRFRDASVYETWYQKHSAPHLLQEAVYGLPELYREQIASARLVGNPGCYPTSIILACAPLLKEKLIAAETIIADSKSGVSGAGRGLALTTHYCEVNDGFRAYKVAEHRHTPEVEQELSLLAGKPVRISFTPHLVPMSRGILSTVYAQLEPGVLERHVAEAFHAFYASARFVRLCPSGQFPTTLQVRGSNYCDLAWKMDSRTGRIIVVSVIDNLTRGASGQAVCNMNLMLGFPEDCGLEAAPWQP
- the truA gene encoding tRNA pseudouridine(38-40) synthase TruA; the protein is MATLNESFVTECSVPMPAPKAVSVPLDPQVKRNFKVILEYDGSHYHGWQRQKGVLTIQEVVESKLGVILGRPVTVRASGRTDAGVHALGQVINFYARTRLSPQDFQRGLNGLLPPDIVVRHVEEVPDSFHASYSAVSKTYEYRILNRVLPSALERLYTWHVPKPLNLEAMQQCLPVLLGTHDFRAFMAAGSSVTQTVRTMIAAHIWKPDPDHIYLRFQATGFLRHMVRNLVGTLVRAGRGLMTPQELEAILESRDRSRAGMTAPAHGLYLVCVEYGRGDKNTAPLRGEET
- a CDS encoding pyridoxal phosphate-dependent aminotransferase; its protein translation is MKLSQRVQQVKPSATLAINAKAKALRSQGVRVISFGVGEPDFDTPHHIGQMAVQAIFRRQTRYTPVQGIAELKNAVIRTIEADYGLRYEPDEVLVSCGGKHCLYNLFQAVLDPGDEVIIPSPYWVSYPDMVRLAGAEPVFVPSQEDRGFKMTGEELQKAITPRTRMLVLNSPSNPTGTHYRPEELRDLADVLMEHDQVIIVSDDIYYRILFDNLRWANLAMVEPRLKARTFVVNGVSKTYAMTGWRIGYLLGDREVIKAAGKIQSQSTSNPSSVAQWAAVGALEGDQETCRHMVQVFAERRAYVMERLSRIPGVTCPMPDGAFYVFPNVSAYYGGTVSGRSIQGSADMADYLMEEVHLAVVPGDAFGEDRCIRLSFALSMEELREGFDRLEQALRKIGKS
- a CDS encoding CoA transferase; translated protein: MTDKKMGPSVYDDMFDDEALAAMLKEDKTIVGLAINEAYAKWAYAETNPKDIFRKPEALDDMLVLDVSYANFGALYASSILAEFGAEVIRIEPPAGDLARKMTPYGIMIKDTGLAYLTEARNKFHITLNLESPEGQAMFRNLASKADVVIEAFKPGYMDSLGIGYEQLKALNPGLIYCGMHSMGHFGEDSEKFANQPDYDIVAQARGVIMSITGEPDLDPEVPPEYKRPLKHGNWMGWYVGGAWAAFGIQAAMFVKRRTGKGQFVDCSPPEGLLSISNYVMQYYHMSGNEMPRAGNYDYAVFPYTYVKCKDGYTFMSGFTDPNWAALCEIMNRPDLQKMFPTIKERLTPENQPKIQHEIEKFTENYTSEEILQMLTEYSRRPDKKGTVVTGRLETPTEVLTRDHWRVRESFVKRKDPYYGEVLVQNSSFKAMSRTPGRIKWICRPVGADNEFIYQRYLGLGKGKLQQLKEKGVI